The Ananas comosus cultivar F153 linkage group 2, ASM154086v1, whole genome shotgun sequence genome contains a region encoding:
- the LOC109706211 gene encoding uncharacterized protein LOC109706211 — translation MGDHLILDVDRLSMPQNIEATRAAEGSGSSESIEGKRDEERLVLEEEEEPLIQTLECRICQEEDHIKNLESPCACSGSLKYAHRSCVQRWCNEKGDITCEICHEPYKPGYTAPPRANPDDTAIDVSGGWTVNGTLDLHDPRILAMAAAQHQFLEAEYDDYAATNASGAAFCRSAALIFIALLLLRHALVFTSGDEEDDVSVIFSLFLLRVAGFLLPCYIMAWVISILQRRRQRQEAAEVAAREVAYILQAGQARGLQITIAPPESPTAPQQDPHQ, via the exons ATGGGGGATCATTTGATCTTAGACGTCGATCGCCTTAGTATGCCTCAAAACATCGAGGCTACACGAGCGGCCGAGGGTTCTGGTTCATCTGAATCCATTGAAGGGAAAAGGGATGAGGAAAGGTTGGTtcttgaagaagaagaggagccaCTTATTCAGACGTTGGAGTGTCGCATTTGCCAGGAAGAGGATCACATCAAGAACCTTGAGAGCCCTTGCGCTTGCAGTGGCAGCCTGAAG TATGCTCATAGGTCTTGCGTGCAGCGGTGGTGCAATGAGAAAGGAGACATAACCTGCGAAATCTGTCATGAG CCATACAAGCCTGGTTATACTGCACCTCCTCGTGCCAATCCTGATGACACCGCTATCGATGTAAG CGGTGGTTGGACTGTCAATGGTACTCTGGATCTGCATGATCCTAGGATCCTTGCAATGGCGGCAGCACAACACCAATTCCTCGAAGCCGAATATGATGATTATGCTGCTACAAATGCCAGTGGTGCTGCCTTTTGTCGCTCTGCTGCTTTAATT TTCATAGCGCTTCTGCTGCTCAGGCATGCGTTGGTCTTCACTAGTGgtgatgaagaggatgatgttTCTGTAATTTTTTCA CTCTTTCTACTGCGAGTTGCTGGATTTTTGCTTCCATGCTACATCATGGCTTGGGTCATTAGTATCCTGCAGCGCCGAAGACAAAGACAG GAAGCAGCGGAAGTAGCGGCACGTGAGGTGGCTTACATTCTACAAGCGGGACAAGCGAGGGGACTGCAGATAACAATAGCACCACCAGAGTCTCCTACTGCACCCCAGCAAGATCCTCACCAATAG
- the LOC109706195 gene encoding aquaporin NIP2-1-like produces the protein MGSNTVISFSHEIHDKEIARSSSLPQRVLHGETSFEELFPPCLIRKVVAETIATFLLVFATAGAAALSKSDLTRVSQLGASVAGGLIVTVMIYAVGHISGAHMNPAVTLAFAVSHHFPWIQVPFYWSAQVSGAVIAGFVLRELLHPIANLGTTTPSGTVWQALVTEVVVTFNMMFVTSAVATDTKAVGELAGLAVGSAVCITSIFAGPVSGGSMNPARTLGPAVASKIYDGLWVYLVGPVFGTLLGAWAYAFIRETGQSPCPSAQKLSSFKLRRLQSQDSPCVDSHELENL, from the exons ATGGGCTCCAACACAGTCATAAGCTTCTCCCATGAAATCCATGACAAGGAAATAGCCCGAAGCTCCTCCCTCCCCCAAAGAGTTCTCCATGGAGAGACATCTTTTGAAGAGCTTTTCCCTCCTTGCCTTATTAGAAAG GTGGTGGCGGAGACGATAGCGACATTTTTGCTGGTGTTCGCGACGGCCGGAGCCGCAGCGCTGAGCAAGAGCGACCTCACCCGCGTCTCGCAGCTGGGGGCGTCGGTTGCGGGTGGGCTGATCGTCACCGTGATGATTTATGCGGTTGGCCACATCTCCGGTGCGCACATGAACCCCGCTGTCACCCTCGCCTTCGCCGTGTCCCACCATTTTCCTTGGATTCAG GTGCCGTTCTACTGGTCGGCTCAGGTCTCAGGCGCCGTGATCGCGGGTTTTGTCCTGCGAGAGCTGCTCCACCCGATCGCGAATCTGGGGACGACAACCCCGTCGGGGACGGTGTGGCAAGCCTTGGTGACTGAGGTGGTTGTCACCTTCAACATGATGTTCGTTACATCCGCCGTCGCGACCGACACCAAAGca GTGGGAGAGTTGGCAGGGTTGGCAGTTGGCTCCGCAGTTTGCATAACCTCTATTTTTGCAGG GCCGGTATCGGGGGGATCGATGAACCCGGCGAGGACGCTAGGTCCGGCGGTCGCGAGCAAGATCTACGACGGCCTTTGGGTGTATTTGGTGGGCCCGGTGTTTGGCACATTGTTGGGTGCATGGGCTTATGCTTTTATACGCGAGACCGGGCAATCGCCCTGCCCGTCGGCTCAAAAGCTATCATCATTCAAGCTGCGACGCCTGCAGAGTCAGGATTCTCCTTGCGTCGATAGTCATGAGCTGGAAAATCTCTAA